The following are encoded together in the Planctobacterium marinum genome:
- a CDS encoding ABC transporter permease, which yields MTKIWIVARWEFLKNLKLKQEIIGYLVMLALYGALFAVQYWQQQTQQQKVELAVAGEVPFSFSDRFNISTLPDNLTVVEYQRLMAEESLAGILLKTQESSQYQLLIPNEVSWRRTLESELQDYERSQLLHELAMSQEQLEKLENPLDLEVINSAEQQVGEDAKLLSSIVAILTAIAVFNSFALCMTSVTQEKQHRVTEQLLTCINFQQWIDGKAIGLCLSSIKSLISTLIIMVLIFSAVSIFSPGNEIDLSLSDSPLAMMVLFCILGIVFWNYVFVGFSATIDDPNHSGKTGLMLLPMLPVMLVFMVLDDPAGEVATILSMIPLTAISFMPMRMASMEVPFWQISLSFIAMVAGIWLVRLYASRIFRANITLFGKEPTWYQMWKNMRNKSL from the coding sequence ATGACTAAAATATGGATTGTGGCCCGTTGGGAATTTTTAAAAAACCTCAAACTCAAGCAAGAAATCATCGGCTACCTGGTCATGTTGGCCCTCTACGGTGCGTTGTTTGCCGTGCAATATTGGCAGCAACAGACGCAGCAACAAAAGGTGGAATTAGCGGTAGCGGGTGAAGTTCCCTTCAGCTTCAGTGACCGTTTTAACATCTCGACCCTACCGGATAACCTGACTGTCGTTGAGTATCAGCGTTTGATGGCTGAAGAGTCACTCGCAGGTATATTGCTGAAAACACAAGAATCTTCTCAATATCAATTGCTTATTCCTAATGAAGTCAGCTGGCGACGAACTCTGGAAAGTGAGTTGCAGGATTACGAGCGCAGCCAATTGCTCCATGAACTAGCCATGTCACAAGAACAGCTCGAAAAGTTAGAAAATCCTTTAGACCTTGAGGTGATCAATAGCGCCGAGCAACAAGTGGGAGAAGATGCCAAACTGTTGAGTAGTATTGTTGCCATCCTGACTGCTATCGCAGTGTTTAATAGTTTTGCCTTGTGTATGACGTCGGTAACTCAGGAAAAACAGCACAGAGTGACAGAGCAATTACTCACCTGCATTAACTTTCAACAGTGGATTGATGGTAAAGCCATTGGGCTTTGCTTATCCAGTATTAAAAGCTTGATTTCCACTCTGATTATCATGGTGCTGATTTTTAGCGCCGTCAGTATTTTTTCTCCGGGCAATGAGATTGACTTAAGCCTCTCCGATTCGCCGCTAGCAATGATGGTGCTTTTCTGTATTTTAGGTATCGTGTTCTGGAATTATGTTTTTGTGGGATTTTCTGCCACTATCGACGATCCCAATCACTCAGGGAAAACCGGATTAATGTTATTGCCTATGCTGCCCGTGATGTTGGTTTTTATGGTGCTGGATGACCCAGCAGGTGAAGTGGCAACGATATTGTCCATGATCCCTCTCACTGCGATTTCGTTTATGCCAATGCGGATGGCTTCGATGGAAGTGCCTTTCTGGCAAATATCTCTGTCTTTTATCGCCATGGTAGCTGGGATCTGGTTAGTAAGGCTTTACGCAAGTCGCATCTTCCGCGCTAATATTACCCTGTTTGGCAAAGAGCCCACTTGGTATCAAATGTGGAAAAACATGCGAAACAAATCGTTATAA
- a CDS encoding ABC transporter ATP-binding protein has product MHIQIRHLCKTYKTVKAVNDLSFDIKSGEIFAILGPNGAGKSSTLRMLVGLTTVDKGEILINKGEQQITRLSSEQFGYLPEERGLYQETSIHKTLHYIAALKGMKKSDAEQQIQFWLEEFDLLDRQKEPLKALSKGNQQKIQLLSSIIHRPELVILDEPFSGLDPVNQEKVIQFLTTLKEQGTTILLSAHQMSLVEKLADRLLLMAKGKAVLYGDMKQIRAASTLGSTLSLELAECPAEEVLTTAQQQLSDVLAITPVDQFNIQLRLSGGCHIPTLLKQVMAMLPVANLQLQQPGLHEIYLHALSDSNAEKEHQDD; this is encoded by the coding sequence GTGCATATTCAAATTCGCCATTTGTGTAAAACCTATAAAACGGTCAAAGCCGTCAATGATCTCAGCTTTGATATAAAAAGTGGTGAGATTTTCGCAATTTTAGGTCCTAACGGCGCTGGCAAATCTTCCACGCTACGCATGTTGGTGGGTCTTACTACTGTCGATAAAGGAGAGATTCTTATCAACAAGGGTGAACAGCAAATCACAAGGCTCAGTAGCGAACAATTTGGCTACCTGCCTGAAGAGCGAGGCTTGTACCAGGAAACCTCAATTCACAAAACACTGCATTACATTGCAGCGCTGAAAGGCATGAAGAAATCTGACGCGGAACAGCAAATTCAGTTTTGGTTAGAGGAATTTGACCTGCTGGATCGTCAAAAAGAACCTTTAAAAGCCTTGTCCAAGGGTAATCAACAAAAAATACAGCTACTGAGCAGTATTATTCATCGCCCCGAGCTGGTGATCTTGGATGAACCCTTTTCCGGGTTGGACCCCGTCAATCAGGAAAAAGTGATTCAGTTTCTAACAACCTTAAAAGAACAAGGCACGACGATACTACTCAGTGCCCATCAAATGTCTCTGGTGGAAAAACTGGCAGACAGGTTACTGCTGATGGCAAAAGGAAAAGCGGTACTTTATGGCGACATGAAGCAAATCAGAGCCGCATCAACGCTGGGTAGCACCTTGTCCCTAGAACTCGCAGAGTGTCCTGCCGAAGAGGTATTAACGACAGCACAACAACAGCTATCCGATGTGTTAGCAATAACTCCCGTTGACCAGTTCAACATTCAACTGCGGTTGTCGGGGGGTTGTCATATACCGACGCTGTTAAAACAAGTAATGGCTATGTTACCCGTGGCTAACCTGCAATTGCAGCAGCCTGGATTACATGAAATTTATTTGCATGCATTAAGTGACAGTAATGCAGAGAAGGAACATCAAGATGACTAA
- a CDS encoding GGDEF domain-containing protein, whose translation MSSDDLENSFKILKQTVPLLIKHKISADPTNYAIWYTYASNQSPELNQAVDSAIDSFKTISEARALDMYRTHVADKQEVSAWQLRQSIDAMITEFSQTVKDTRHETNDFRSVMDKSLDGLQKVESEGFSVEKTMSMVRSLVKEGQKIRNSTLTFSAAMANAEKEISELKEKLEVSKKEALVDALTGLNNRRYFDSEFATAVASGQAALILADVDHFKKFNDTHGHQMGDLVLKAVAKKLQQACRDGAQAFRFGGEEFAIILPMSNQDRACHLAETMRRNIEKLQITQKSSGKVIGDITASFGVSAFEPGKSAGKLIETADKQLYEAKRLGRNRVMPIK comes from the coding sequence ATGTCATCAGACGACCTGGAAAATTCCTTTAAGATCCTCAAGCAAACGGTTCCTTTGCTGATCAAACACAAGATATCTGCCGATCCCACTAATTACGCTATCTGGTATACCTACGCCAGTAATCAGTCTCCTGAGCTAAATCAAGCTGTAGATTCGGCTATTGATAGTTTTAAAACCATTTCTGAAGCACGTGCATTAGATATGTATCGCACTCACGTTGCTGATAAGCAAGAAGTCAGTGCCTGGCAGTTGCGGCAAAGTATCGATGCCATGATTACAGAATTCAGCCAAACGGTGAAAGATACACGACACGAGACCAATGACTTCAGAAGCGTCATGGATAAGAGTCTGGATGGCCTCCAAAAGGTCGAAAGTGAGGGCTTCTCAGTGGAGAAAACCATGTCTATGGTGCGTTCTCTAGTCAAAGAAGGGCAAAAAATTCGCAACAGCACCCTCACCTTTTCCGCCGCGATGGCCAATGCCGAAAAAGAGATTAGCGAATTAAAAGAAAAACTGGAAGTCAGTAAAAAAGAAGCCTTGGTGGATGCCCTGACAGGATTGAACAATCGACGCTATTTTGACTCGGAATTCGCTACAGCAGTGGCCAGTGGTCAGGCGGCCCTGATTCTGGCAGATGTTGATCACTTCAAAAAGTTTAACGATACCCATGGCCATCAAATGGGTGATTTAGTGCTCAAAGCCGTCGCCAAAAAATTGCAACAGGCTTGCCGAGATGGTGCTCAGGCATTTCGTTTTGGTGGTGAGGAGTTTGCCATCATCTTGCCCATGAGCAACCAGGACCGGGCCTGTCACCTGGCAGAAACCATGCGCCGTAACATCGAGAAGTTACAGATCACCCAAAAGTCTTCGGGTAAGGTGATCGGGGATATTACCGCTTCCTTTGGCGTTTCGGCATTTGAACCAGGTAAATCTGCCGGAAAGTTGATTGAGACTGCCGACAAACAACTATACGAGGCCAAGCGATTAGGCCGCAACCGGGTAATGCCCATCAAATAG
- the cysG gene encoding siroheme synthase CysG: protein MRYFPLFYDTQNVNALVVGAGEVAARKIELLLKTEANVSVVAPDISDTVALLAEQGKITLTISPFETEHLDKANLVFVATNDEQLNAEIQQQAKAKGIIVNVVDNPPLCDFITPSIVDRGNITIAMSSGGVAPVLLRYLRQKLEAIIPQNIRLLGDFAEKFRETVKSQLPTVTQRRYFWEWFFDSDVAENVLQGKQEAAETPFLEKLASAAKDDDFSKGQVYLIGAGPGDPELLTFRALRLMQKADVVIFDRLVSPQILDLVRRDAEKIYVGKAMSNHTIPQEQISALLVEKAQQGQRVVRLKGGDPFIFGRGGEELETLVESGIEFQVVPGITAANGAASYAGIPLTHRDHAQSVVFATGHLKDNTINLNWSGLAQPNQTIVFYMGLTGLAIICQKLQEHGLASDTPIALIQQATLQNQQVVTGTLQTILSNPDVATLKPPTLIIVGTVVSMQQQFDWFGNTIEAENQD, encoded by the coding sequence ATGCGCTACTTCCCCTTATTTTACGATACACAAAATGTTAACGCTCTGGTTGTGGGTGCCGGGGAAGTTGCCGCGCGCAAAATAGAGTTGTTGTTAAAAACCGAAGCTAACGTCAGTGTTGTGGCTCCGGATATATCGGACACAGTAGCCTTGCTAGCGGAGCAAGGGAAAATTACGCTTACCATTAGTCCCTTTGAAACTGAGCATCTGGACAAGGCTAATTTAGTATTTGTTGCCACCAACGATGAACAGCTCAATGCCGAAATACAGCAACAAGCGAAAGCCAAAGGTATTATCGTTAATGTGGTAGATAACCCTCCCCTTTGCGATTTTATCACCCCCTCAATAGTGGACCGCGGTAATATCACCATCGCCATGAGTAGCGGCGGCGTAGCCCCTGTGTTGCTACGCTATTTGCGCCAAAAGTTGGAAGCCATCATTCCGCAGAACATTCGATTGCTCGGCGATTTTGCCGAAAAGTTTCGTGAAACCGTTAAAAGTCAACTACCGACAGTAACCCAACGACGTTATTTCTGGGAGTGGTTCTTCGATAGTGATGTTGCTGAGAATGTTTTACAGGGCAAACAAGAAGCAGCGGAAACACCTTTTCTGGAAAAACTCGCCTCAGCCGCAAAAGATGATGACTTTTCCAAGGGACAAGTTTATCTCATCGGCGCAGGCCCAGGCGACCCTGAGCTATTAACCTTTCGTGCCTTGCGCTTAATGCAAAAAGCCGACGTGGTAATATTCGACCGTTTAGTATCACCTCAAATACTAGATTTGGTGCGCCGTGACGCCGAAAAAATCTATGTGGGCAAAGCTATGAGTAACCACACTATCCCGCAGGAGCAAATCAGTGCCTTGTTAGTGGAGAAAGCGCAACAAGGGCAGCGAGTGGTGCGTCTGAAGGGCGGCGATCCCTTTATCTTCGGTCGCGGTGGAGAGGAGTTAGAAACCTTAGTTGAGTCAGGAATTGAGTTTCAGGTGGTGCCGGGTATCACGGCTGCCAATGGCGCAGCAAGCTATGCAGGCATACCGCTAACGCATCGCGATCACGCGCAATCAGTCGTATTCGCCACTGGTCACCTGAAGGACAATACTATTAACCTGAATTGGAGTGGCCTGGCCCAGCCCAATCAAACCATTGTTTTTTATATGGGGCTCACGGGTCTTGCGATTATCTGCCAGAAACTACAGGAGCACGGTCTTGCCAGTGATACTCCCATTGCGCTGATACAACAAGCCACCCTACAAAATCAGCAAGTAGTAACGGGTACCTTGCAGACCATTTTAAGCAATCCCGATGTGGCTACATTGAAGCCTCCAACCCTTATAATTGTGGGCACGGTTGTCTCGATGCAGCAGCAATTTGACTGGTTTGGTAACACTATTGAAGCAGAAAATCAGGATTGA
- a CDS encoding DEAD/DEAH box helicase, translating into MTSNTIKFSDLKLPQQVLDALDKIGYETPSPIQAEAIPLLAEGHDLIGQAQTGTGKTAAFALPMLAKVNPEINSPQLVVLAPTRELAIQVAEAFQAYAAFSDRIRILPIYGGSSYDHQLRQLKRGVQIVVGTPGRVIDHIKRKTLKLDNVSMLVLDEADEMLRMGFIDDVEWVMEQVPEERQIALFSATMPPQIRKIADKFLDNPKTVKIAAKTSTAEKIRQRFCKVSPNNKLEALTRVLEVEEFDGVIIFVRTKTATTELADKLAARGYDVEPLNGDIQQKSRERTVDRLKQGQIDILVATDVVARGLDVDRVSHVINFDIPYDTESYVHRIGRTGRAGREGEAILFISPREMRMLKSIEKATKQNISPLPIPNVSELNESRLSRFKARVVEALDDTNLDAWGEVIEQIQQETESSPEALLAAFASLAQGGEQIFLSEADVPEINVPDRGDRSDRRDRNREGGRDRGRDGGRDGKGRNRRDNKPDANMQRYKIMVGRKHDVRPGSIVGAIANEAGLDSEFIGAINIYDNFTTVDLPKGMPSEIRNILKKTRVAGQKLDLTEWQDRPEKSSRPRHKKD; encoded by the coding sequence ATGACATCCAATACCATCAAGTTCAGTGACCTAAAATTACCCCAGCAAGTGCTGGATGCACTGGACAAAATCGGCTATGAAACCCCCTCCCCGATTCAAGCAGAAGCAATTCCGTTGCTTGCCGAAGGCCATGACCTGATTGGTCAGGCACAAACGGGTACAGGTAAAACCGCCGCGTTTGCCTTACCGATGTTGGCCAAGGTCAACCCAGAAATAAATTCACCACAATTAGTAGTGCTTGCGCCTACCCGTGAGCTGGCCATTCAAGTTGCTGAAGCATTCCAGGCCTATGCAGCGTTCAGTGACCGCATTCGCATTTTGCCCATTTACGGTGGTTCTTCTTATGATCATCAACTTCGCCAGCTTAAACGCGGCGTACAAATCGTTGTTGGTACACCCGGGCGAGTAATCGATCACATCAAACGCAAAACCTTAAAGCTGGATAATGTCAGCATGTTGGTTTTGGATGAAGCTGACGAAATGTTGCGCATGGGCTTTATCGACGATGTTGAATGGGTAATGGAGCAAGTGCCAGAAGAGCGTCAAATTGCCCTGTTTTCCGCAACTATGCCGCCGCAAATTCGCAAGATTGCAGACAAGTTTTTAGATAATCCTAAAACCGTAAAAATTGCAGCCAAAACCAGCACCGCGGAAAAAATCCGTCAACGCTTCTGTAAGGTATCTCCCAACAACAAGCTGGAAGCCTTAACCCGCGTTTTGGAAGTGGAAGAGTTTGATGGCGTAATCATTTTCGTACGCACTAAAACCGCTACAACTGAGTTAGCTGATAAACTTGCTGCCCGTGGTTATGATGTCGAGCCGTTAAATGGTGATATTCAACAAAAATCTCGTGAGCGCACTGTCGACAGATTAAAGCAAGGACAAATTGATATCCTGGTAGCCACCGATGTTGTGGCTCGAGGCCTGGACGTTGATCGCGTCAGCCATGTTATCAACTTTGACATCCCTTACGATACCGAAAGCTACGTGCACCGCATTGGCCGCACCGGCCGCGCTGGACGCGAAGGTGAAGCAATTCTGTTTATTTCACCGCGCGAGATGCGTATGCTTAAGTCGATTGAAAAGGCCACAAAGCAGAACATTTCGCCGCTGCCAATTCCTAATGTGAGCGAGCTAAACGAGTCGCGCCTGAGCCGTTTTAAAGCTCGTGTCGTTGAAGCATTAGATGATACTAACCTTGACGCCTGGGGTGAGGTCATAGAACAGATCCAGCAAGAAACAGAATCTAGCCCGGAAGCATTACTGGCGGCATTTGCCAGCCTTGCCCAAGGTGGAGAGCAAATTTTCTTGTCTGAAGCAGATGTACCAGAGATTAATGTTCCTGATCGGGGGGATAGGAGTGATCGTCGCGACCGCAATCGCGAAGGTGGACGTGATCGCGGCAGAGATGGCGGTCGTGATGGCAAAGGTCGCAATCGACGCGACAACAAACCCGACGCTAACATGCAGCGCTATAAGATCATGGTGGGTCGCAAGCACGACGTTCGCCCGGGCAGCATTGTCGGCGCAATTGCCAATGAAGCGGGTCTGGACAGTGAATTTATCGGCGCTATCAATATTTACGATAACTTCACCACGGTTGATTTGCCTAAAGGTATGCCGAGTGAAATCCGCAATATTCTGAAGAAAACGCGGGTGGCCGGACAAAAGCTAGATCTAACCGAATGGCAAGACCGTCCGGAAAAGTCATCTCGCCCGCGCCATAAAAAAGACTAA
- a CDS encoding ion transporter: protein MQIREVQNIFLRIRSNKIFELFVISVIIFSALLVGAKTYKLPDPFNQITFFLDWFITGFFLVEISIRFLAETKKRNFFKDFWNIFDTTIVLISLIPIENSEAAVIARLVRVFRVLRMVSFIPELRILLTSLIKALPQLGYVMLLMFIIFYIYAAVGSTLFYNINPELWGDIAISLLTLFRVMTFEDWTDVMYETMEYYPLSWIFYISFIFFTAFAFLNMVIGIVVNVMEQEHAKVLKAEREANHEPTIKDLDAKLTAVQTQLEQILQQQGKS from the coding sequence ATGCAAATTCGTGAAGTTCAGAACATTTTTTTGCGCATTCGCTCTAATAAAATATTCGAATTATTTGTTATTTCGGTGATTATTTTTTCTGCCCTGTTAGTGGGTGCAAAAACCTACAAGCTTCCCGACCCTTTTAACCAAATCACCTTCTTTTTAGACTGGTTTATTACCGGATTTTTCCTGGTGGAAATCAGCATTCGCTTTTTAGCTGAAACCAAAAAACGAAATTTTTTCAAAGACTTCTGGAATATATTTGACACTACAATTGTGTTGATCAGCTTGATCCCCATCGAAAACTCAGAAGCCGCCGTTATCGCCCGCCTGGTCAGGGTTTTCAGGGTATTGCGTATGGTGTCGTTTATCCCTGAATTGCGCATATTGCTCACCAGTCTAATCAAAGCCTTGCCACAACTAGGCTACGTGATGCTGCTAATGTTCATTATTTTTTATATCTACGCAGCGGTGGGCAGCACTTTATTTTACAATATCAATCCGGAATTATGGGGAGATATCGCTATTTCCCTGCTGACCTTATTCCGGGTTATGACGTTCGAAGATTGGACTGATGTTATGTACGAAACCATGGAGTATTACCCACTTAGTTGGATTTTTTATATCAGTTTCATCTTTTTCACTGCTTTTGCCTTTTTGAACATGGTCATCGGTATCGTTGTTAATGTCATGGAGCAAGAGCATGCTAAGGTACTGAAGGCCGAACGAGAAGCCAATCACGAGCCCACCATCAAAGATCTCGATGCCAAATTAACCGCTGTGCAAACTCAGCTTGAACAAATTTTGCAGCAGCAAGGTAAGAGCTAA
- a CDS encoding MarC family protein, producing the protein MEQVLFVFTSLLAMINPIAAIPVYISLTQALSLKTRRKVILLSTAAAFSAMVIFALAGQAIFSFFSIHVSSLRVVGGVLFFVMGYEMLRGRTVPKKLPEESDDNYGKDIAVTPLGIPMICGPGAITMVTLFMQEATSAMQQVNVVLGILGACLATALVFTIGESVLRVLGKTGANVMMRLMGLIMMLIAVEFFFAGILYYVKTIGAAL; encoded by the coding sequence TTGGAACAGGTTCTCTTTGTCTTTACTTCGCTACTCGCCATGATCAATCCAATTGCTGCGATCCCGGTTTATATCAGTCTTACGCAAGCGTTGAGTCTTAAGACCCGACGCAAGGTGATCCTGCTCTCTACTGCCGCTGCCTTCTCGGCCATGGTTATTTTTGCTCTGGCTGGCCAGGCAATTTTTAGTTTCTTTAGCATTCATGTCAGCTCTCTACGGGTCGTTGGTGGGGTTTTGTTCTTCGTGATGGGCTATGAAATGTTGCGCGGCAGAACTGTGCCCAAAAAACTGCCAGAAGAAAGTGACGACAACTACGGTAAAGATATCGCAGTAACCCCGCTTGGTATTCCCATGATTTGTGGACCAGGGGCCATTACGATGGTTACGTTGTTTATGCAAGAAGCCACCAGTGCGATGCAACAGGTGAATGTAGTACTGGGTATTTTAGGAGCCTGCCTGGCCACGGCACTGGTGTTTACTATTGGTGAGAGCGTACTCAGGGTTTTAGGAAAAACCGGAGCGAATGTCATGATGCGCTTAATGGGACTTATCATGATGCTCATTGCTGTAGAGTTTTTCTTTGCCGGCATACTGTATTACGTAAAAACTATCGGTGCTGCTCTGTGA
- the tolC gene encoding outer membrane channel protein TolC: MKKTLLSIVMGFGLVGTAAAENLLQVYQQALQNDPATLQSQANKDVAYAGITQNQARLLPQIELALDASRTNGDTHRNTNDITVRFSQSVWDYSNWKNLDRAELQASQADANYGFAKQDLIVRTVTAYFNVLQAQDDLEFAKAEKRAIERQLEQTKQRFEVGLTAITDVHEAQAQFDTAVASEISAQNNVEITLEALREITGNYHPDIDVLNTQTFSASMPAPSDINAWVSQAEDRNLQLLASKLSVDIAKEDIEIAKNGHYPTVALRGQYNSNDTEGQSSDASISESTDRFDTSYIELGVTIPLYQGGGVSAAVDSARYSFVATSEERERIYRSVVRSVRSNYFDVTAAISRIKALNQAVVSAESALKATEAGFEVGTRTIVDVLQSTRNLYDAKRNLAGARYGYITSILSLKQAAGTLSEQDVADINSGLTQS; this comes from the coding sequence ATGAAAAAAACACTCTTGTCCATCGTGATGGGTTTTGGACTGGTTGGTACGGCAGCAGCAGAAAACTTGCTTCAGGTCTATCAACAGGCTTTACAGAACGATCCAGCAACTCTGCAATCACAGGCAAACAAAGACGTAGCATACGCCGGTATCACACAAAATCAGGCTCGTCTGTTACCGCAAATTGAGCTTGCTCTGGACGCTTCCCGCACCAATGGCGATACTCACAGAAATACCAATGATATTACCGTAAGATTTAGTCAGTCTGTTTGGGATTATTCTAATTGGAAAAATTTGGACAGAGCTGAACTTCAGGCCTCTCAGGCAGACGCCAACTATGGATTTGCTAAACAAGATCTGATTGTGCGCACTGTCACCGCATATTTTAATGTGTTGCAAGCACAAGACGATTTGGAATTTGCCAAAGCAGAAAAGCGCGCCATCGAGCGTCAGCTAGAGCAAACCAAACAGCGTTTTGAAGTGGGTTTAACGGCCATCACCGACGTGCATGAAGCACAGGCGCAGTTTGATACCGCCGTAGCCAGCGAAATCAGCGCACAAAATAACGTCGAGATCACGCTAGAAGCTTTGCGTGAAATCACGGGAAATTACCATCCCGATATCGATGTGCTCAATACCCAAACTTTCAGTGCCAGCATGCCTGCACCAAGCGATATCAATGCCTGGGTGAGTCAAGCAGAAGATCGCAACTTGCAACTATTAGCCTCTAAACTTAGCGTTGATATTGCCAAAGAAGATATCGAAATTGCCAAGAATGGACACTATCCAACCGTAGCACTGAGAGGTCAATACAATTCTAATGATACGGAAGGTCAATCATCGGATGCCAGTATCAGTGAATCAACCGACCGTTTTGATACCAGCTATATTGAATTAGGCGTCACTATCCCGCTTTACCAAGGTGGTGGCGTGAGTGCTGCTGTTGATTCTGCCCGTTACAGCTTTGTTGCCACCAGCGAAGAGCGTGAGCGAATATATCGTTCTGTGGTGCGCAGTGTGCGCTCTAACTACTTTGACGTGACTGCAGCAATCTCTCGTATTAAGGCGTTAAACCAAGCGGTTGTATCGGCAGAAAGCGCACTGAAAGCCACAGAGGCGGGTTTTGAAGTGGGCACTCGTACCATCGTTGACGTATTACAAAGTACTCGAAACCTGTACGACGCCAAACGAAACCTGGCAGGCGCGCGTTATGGCTATATCACCAGTATTCTCAGCCTGAAACAAGCGGCGGGTACCTTGTCGGAGCAGGATGTCGCAGACATCAACAGTGGCTTAACCCAAAGTTAA
- the nudF gene encoding ADP-ribose diphosphatase → MSNWHRFTDSDVEIEQQEPKFEGFFTVFNYKLRHKLFAGGWSGWISREVLDRGHAVAMLPYDPVRQEFVMIEQFRVGAVPTSNKPWLLEIVAGMIDEGETREAVALREAQEEAGLEVKSLIELTDYLPSPGGATERLYLYLGIVDAQEAHGIHGLDHENEDILVHRIPEAQVWELLKLGEFDNSATIIALQWFFLHKQELLEKVAANKV, encoded by the coding sequence GTGTCCAACTGGCATCGTTTTACTGATTCTGATGTAGAGATTGAACAACAAGAACCTAAATTTGAAGGTTTTTTTACCGTTTTCAACTATAAACTTCGGCATAAGTTATTCGCTGGTGGCTGGAGTGGCTGGATTTCTCGTGAAGTTCTAGACAGAGGTCATGCCGTTGCTATGTTGCCCTATGACCCTGTTCGGCAGGAATTCGTCATGATTGAGCAGTTTCGGGTAGGGGCTGTACCTACTTCCAATAAGCCTTGGTTGCTGGAAATTGTGGCCGGCATGATTGACGAGGGAGAAACTCGTGAAGCGGTTGCACTGAGAGAAGCACAGGAAGAGGCCGGACTCGAAGTTAAAAGCTTGATAGAATTGACAGATTATTTACCCAGTCCGGGCGGTGCCACAGAGCGTTTGTACCTTTATTTGGGCATTGTAGATGCCCAAGAGGCTCACGGTATTCACGGCCTGGACCATGAAAACGAAGACATACTAGTGCATCGCATTCCTGAAGCACAAGTATGGGAGCTTTTAAAGCTGGGAGAGTTTGACAATTCCGCCACCATTATTGCGCTGCAATGGTTCTTCTTACACAAACAAGAACTATTGGAAAAAGTAGCGGCAAATAAGGTATAA
- a CDS encoding DUF1249 domain-containing protein, which produces MATHAQPNKKYFPNLKGLHTLCEVNYARLLKLLPDCDTESLSYEFGDGDNLNYQISIIEASRYTSTLDVRQLNEALPGWMKPTMKVRLYHDARMAEVLSSQNVSAIQPSYPYPNKNMHQKNEKEMTNLFLAEWLVFCLKQQANAPV; this is translated from the coding sequence ATGGCAACCCACGCGCAGCCAAATAAGAAATACTTCCCTAACCTCAAAGGGTTACATACTCTTTGTGAGGTGAATTACGCGCGTTTGCTAAAGTTATTACCGGATTGTGATACTGAAAGCCTTAGTTATGAATTTGGGGATGGTGACAACCTGAATTATCAGATTTCTATTATTGAAGCCAGCCGTTATACCAGCACGTTGGATGTACGGCAGTTAAATGAAGCCTTACCGGGCTGGATGAAACCAACGATGAAAGTGCGTTTGTATCACGACGCCCGCATGGCAGAAGTGCTAAGTAGCCAGAATGTATCAGCGATACAACCTAGCTACCCTTATCCCAATAAAAACATGCATCAGAAGAATGAAAAAGAAATGACCAATCTGTTTTTGGCTGAGTGGTTGGTGTTTTGTTTAAAGCAACAGGCTAATGCTCCTGTTTAA
- a CDS encoding YqiA/YcfP family alpha/beta fold hydrolase — translation MLIYLHGFLSSPASVKAQATLAYWQQHHHDIEFVCPQLPCYPDDAKNLLDGLAQKYQDAHVGYVGSSLGGFLSTYMSDNYGGKAVLINPAAKPHEVLEEYLGEHVHPFTQERFVLKPEHMQQLEQMYQPVPVDHAQFWVLLQTEDETLDYRDAEQKYQRSKLTIEQGGDHAFQGYERFLPDIFRFLFD, via the coding sequence GTGCTCATTTATTTGCATGGCTTCTTGAGTTCTCCCGCCTCTGTAAAAGCACAGGCAACCCTGGCTTACTGGCAGCAACATCACCACGATATTGAGTTTGTATGTCCACAACTGCCTTGTTATCCCGACGACGCTAAAAACCTGTTGGATGGTTTAGCGCAAAAATATCAAGACGCGCACGTGGGCTATGTCGGTAGTTCACTTGGCGGTTTTTTAAGTACTTACATGTCGGATAATTATGGCGGCAAAGCGGTACTGATTAATCCGGCGGCCAAGCCCCATGAGGTACTCGAGGAGTATCTCGGAGAGCACGTTCACCCCTTCACACAAGAGCGCTTTGTATTGAAACCGGAACACATGCAGCAGCTCGAACAGATGTACCAGCCCGTTCCTGTCGATCACGCGCAGTTTTGGGTGTTATTGCAAACAGAAGATGAAACCCTGGACTACCGAGACGCTGAACAAAAATATCAGAGAAGCAAATTAACCATTGAGCAGGGCGGTGATCACGCGTTTCAAGGATACGAGCGATTTTTACCTGATATTTTCCGTTTTTTGTTTGATTAA